In the Arachis ipaensis cultivar K30076 chromosome B10, Araip1.1, whole genome shotgun sequence genome, one interval contains:
- the LOC107619912 gene encoding uncharacterized protein At4g19900-like, producing the protein MLFSLTAWGWGGVYYSFLCSSSNCLGNQPKTKLLEPRNSSLLFSVLCGLRSLLLEEPQFPLFRSRIKAFFYGNSSSSGSCKFRFFMTWISPLKAFGVRELLSVESMFKSHREACLVIVSKSMDSDTGTQILNPFVKKGFRVTASAPDFKYIFKGTHAESWFQKLKEGNVNPGEVFLGQNLSNLLRLALLYKFGGAYIEADVVVLKIFSKLRNTIGALNLDPRTGEWSRLNNAVLVFDKKHPLLFKFIQEFALTFDGNKWGHNGPYLILRVVSRVRRNQQEGFEKTKGMVSNVTSPFYL; encoded by the exons ATGTTGTTCTCGTTGACAG CATGGGGTTGGGGAGGAGTTTATTATTCTTTTCTTTGTAGCAGCAGCAACTGCCTCGGTAACCAACCCAAAACAAAACTTCTTGAACCAAGAAACAGTTCCCTCCTTTTCTCTGTTCTCTGTGGCCTCAGAAGCCTACTTCTAGAAGAGCCTCAATTCCCATTGTTTCGGTCCAGAATCAAGGCCTTCTTTTACGGCAATTCCTCTTCTTCTGGTTCTTGTAAGTTCAGGTTCTTCATGACTTGGATTTCACCATTGAAGGCATTTGGTGTAAGAGAATTGCTTTCCGTGGAGAGCATGTTCAAGTCTCACCGTGAAGCTTGTTTGGTCATAGTTTCAAAGTCAATGGACTCTGACACAGGAACTCAGATTCTGAATCCTTTTGTGAAAAAAGGATTCAGGGTCACTGCCAGTGCACCTGATTTCAAATACATATTCAAGGGAACTCATGCTGAATCATGGTTTCAAAAGTTAAAGGAAGGGAATGTGAACCCCGGTGAAGTTTTCTTGGGACAAAACCTCTCCAATTTGCTTAGGCTTGCATTGTTGTACAAGTTTGGAGGTGCATACATTGAGGCTGATGTAGTGGTCTTGAAGATCTTCTCCAAATTAAGGAACACAATTGGAGCTCTGAATCTTGATCCAAGAACTGGTGAATGGAGTCGTTTGAACAATGCAGTGTTGGTATTTGACAAGAAGCACCCTTTGCTTTTCAAGTTCATTCAAGAATTTGCACTCACTTTTGATGGGAATAAATGGGGTCATAATGGTCCTTACTTGATTTTAAGGGTGGTTTCTAGGGTGAGAAGGAACCAGCAAGAAGGGTTTGAGAAAACCAAAGGCATGGTTTCCAACGTAACAAGTCCCTTCTATCTTTAA
- the LOC107619913 gene encoding uncharacterized protein LOC107619913, whose amino-acid sequence MVLINVLKTGSNRPVEPHIQNPSFFNGSAAAVRGCRRLHSFLLPPVPNSSSSSSERRPHLPWLLCLRIQAARCRVVRRLWFVSPLAVVSSSSCSPSKFSVTAYRQLLRRDNLQSCQHALLVPKEEDYIEWFKNAGFKDGKLKRIGPKWYRGVRRHGLILGCSVIDVKPFCGDFPLKIARRRNAHLIKYPDAKVISLGIGDTTEPIPDAITSAMSKRLHALSTVEGYSGYGAEQGEKPLRSAIASTFYRDLGIEDDDIFVSDGAVKLSTVMDASRRKYKKD is encoded by the exons ATGGTTTTaatcaatgttctgaaaaccggttcAAATCGaccggtcgaaccg CACATTCAAAACCCTAGCTTCTTCAACGGTTCTGCCGCCGCCGTCCGTGGTTGTCGGCGCCTCCACTCCTTCCTCCTTCCCCCTGTACCGAACTCATCCTCTTCTAGCTCGGAACGTCGTCCCCATCTCCCGTGGCTTCTCTGTTTAAGGATTCAAGCTGCTCGCTGTCGTGTGGTTCGTCGTCTGTGGTTCGTTTCGCCGCTCGCCGTTGTCTCTTCGTCGTCCTGCTCTCCGTCAAAGTTTAGTGTCACTGCTTATAGG CAATTGCTCAGACGTGATAATCTTCAATCTTGCCAACATGCATTATTGGTCCCAAAGGAGGAAGACTATATTGAATGGTTTAAAAATGCTGGCTTCAAAGACGGCAAGCTCAAAAGGATAGGTCCAAAGTGGTACCGTGGTGTGCGGAGGCATGGTTTGATCCTGGGTTGCTCTGTGATTGATGTGAAGCCATTTTGTGGAGACTTTCCCCTCAAG attgctAGAAGAAGGAATGCACACTTGATTAAGTACCCTGATGCCAAAGTAATAAGCCTTGGAATTGGTGATACTACTGAACCCATTCCTGATGCCATAACTTCTGCAATGTCAAAG AGATTACATGCGTTATCAACCGTAGAAGGATATAGTGGTTATGGAGCTGAACAAGGTGAAAAG CCACTAAGAAGTGCAATTGCTTCAACATTTTACCGTGATCTTGGCATTGAAGATGATGACATATTTGTGTCAGATGGAGCCGTTAAGTTGAGCACTGTGATGGATGCCTcgagaagaaaatataaaaaagactAA